The Rhizoctonia solani chromosome 13, complete sequence nucleotide sequence agtgtgtggtcagtgcatatctatcctcgacaccagccccatacgcacccgctAACATACCAAAGAGCATGCAGTGTGTagtcagtgcatatctatcctcgacaccggacccatacgcacatcctgaTATGCcaaacagcacgcagtgtgtggtcagtgcatatccatcctcgacaccagccccatacgcacatactGATATACCAAACAGCAGGCAGTGTGtagtcagtgcatatccatccttgacaccagccccatacgcacccgctgacataccgaacagcacgcagtgtgtggtcagtgcatatctatcctcgacaccagccccatacgcacccactgatataccgaacagcacgcagtgtatAGTCAGTGTATATCCATCCTTGACACCAGCCCCACACGCACCCGCTAACATACCGAAGAGCACGCAGTATGTGAtcagtgcatatctatccttgacaccagccccatacgcacatcctgaCATACCAAAGAGCACGCGGTATCTGGTCAATGTATATCCATCCTcaacaccagccccatacgcacccgctAACATAACGAACAGCaggcagtgtgtggtcagtgcatatcctttctcgacaccagccccatacacacccactgatataccgaagagcacgcagtgtgtagtcagtgcatatctatcctcgacaccagacccatacgcacatcctgaCACACCAAACAGCaggcagtgtgtggtcagtgcatatccatcctcaactctagccccatacgcacccactGGTATACCAAAGAgtacgcagtgtgtggtcagtgcacatccatcctcgacaccagccccgtACGCACCCGCTAATATACCGAAGAGCatgcagtgtgtggtcagtgcatatctatcCTCGACACAAGCCCCATACCCACCGACTGATATACCAAACAGCGCGCAGTTCTTCATTAGTAAGATCTCATCCTCGACACTAGCCCCATACACACCGGCTAATAAACCGAACAGCaggcagtgtgtggtcagtgcatatccatcctcaactctagccccatacgcacccactGATATACCAAAGAgtacgcagtgtgtggtcagtgcacaTCCATCCTCAACACCAGCTCCATACGCACTGACTGATATACCAAACAGCGCGCAGTTCATCATTAGTAAAATCTCATTCTCGACACTAGCtccatacgcacatcctgatataccaaacagcacgcagtgtgtggtcagtgcatatccatcctcgacactagccccatacgcacccgctGACATACCGAACAGTGCGCAATGTGTGGTCAGCgtatatccatcctcgacaccagccccatacgcaccagCTAACATACCAAACAGCaggcagtgtgtggtcagtgcatatctatccccgacaccagccccatacgcaccagCTAACATACCAAACAGCAGGCAGTGTGTGGttagtgcatatccatcctcgacaccagccccacaCGCACCCGCTAACATACCGAAGAGCATGCAGTATGTGAtcagtgcatatctatcctcgacaccagccccatacgcacatcctgatataccgaacagcacgcagtgtgtggtcagtgcatatctatcctcgacaccagccccatacgcaccggctaatataccgaacagcacgtagtgtgtggtcagtgtaTATCCATTTTccacaccagccccatacgtaccgcctgatataccgaacagcagtgtgcggtcagtgcatatccatcctcgacaccagccccatacgcacatcctgacataccgaacagcacgcagtgtatGGTCAGTGCacatccatcctcgacaccagctcCATACGCACCCACTAATATACCGGatagcacgcagtgtgtggtcagtgcacattcatcctcgacaccagccccgtACGCACATTctaatataccgaacagcacgcagtgtgtggtcagtgcatatctatcctcgacaccagccccatacgcaccagCTAATAAACCCAACAGCACGCGGTGTGttgtcagtgcatatccatcatCGACACCAGACCCATACGCACTGgctaatataccgaacagtAGGCAGTATGTGGTCAGTGCACATCCATcatcgacaccagccccatacgcaccggctaatataccgaacagcaggcagtgtgtggtcagtccACAttcatcctcgacaccagccccatacgcacccgctAACATACCGAagagcacgcagtgtgtggtcagtgcatatttATCCTcaacaccagccccatacgcaccagCTAATAAACCGAACAGCGCGCAGTTCATCATTAGTAAAATCTCATTCTCGACATTAGCCCCATACGTACCTTCTAAGATACCGCACGTCACGTAGTCCACCCTCAATATACATCCGTTTTCGACATCAGCATCATACTCACCGGCTAAGATACCAATTGGCACCCAGTTTCTTGTCAGCCCTCGTAGCCTATCCCTATTTTTCCGGTACGCACAGGCTTGGTTTCACCAGGTATCAATCGTGACATCGTTAGCGAGCACCTCTACCGAGCAGATAGTCTGCCCTAACCTTCTGAAATGGGACATAGGTGTACAAAGATTATCTCAGCATGCTTTCTCCCTAGAAACATCCTTCACTCACTGTCTAGACCCGAGGCTCCGATTGGTTTTCCATATCATCCAAGCGATTCAGGGCCATGGCGTACGTACCTCCTTGGTTTCAACAGTTAGCGTCCCCTTCTTTCACCCTTCACTCAGTAACCAAACCATGAATTCACGCACCAACTACTCATATACAGTAACCCGAACCTCATCAGCTCTCACTCAAGTTGTTCAAATTCACACTTGGATACGTACTGCCTGTTCCGTTGATGAGTATAACATCGATCCTACGTGTGACCATTAGCCAATTCTCAAGTCATTGTACATGGCACTCATACTTACTCTAGAAGTGATCTTAATTTGCTCACTCTCTGCCCATTGATGCACTACATAAGACCCCGCTTTCTTCGAAAAAAGGTCACTTACCTCCTATTGACATGGCATGCGTTTAGCTCTGGTGGCACCCGCCTCGTTTCTGTCGCACAAGTAAGCCATACAGATTTGGTTACGAGACAATTTCGTGCTCACACATACAGGCAGCCCCAAAGCGGATACCACCACGTTGGGCTTCAAGTACTTACTTCCTGCACACTATCCATACCCATGAGCCTATTGTGTTCAGATGAGCTGAGCAAATTACTAACGCTAGCATAACATGCAGCCCATTCACATTAGCCGACCTGCGTTTAGCGAGGCGCACAGCACACTCACAGATCATCCTGTTTCTCTCTGGTCAGAATTCGGTGAACGTACAGCCTAACAAACGGGCCATAAGTGCTGTCAAATATGTCGTGTCGTCAGCCTTGGGTATGGTAGACCTACCAACTACCATATTTGTCGTTGCGGCTTATACGTCAATAGAGGTACGAATAAGGTGCTAGTAGACGCGATATATACCTTCTATAATAGTTCGTATATTAGTCCTTTGCCTCATCTGGGCTCTTACACGTTTACCATCTGTAAACGATGTGGGAAATGATGTCACACTCATATGGACCCAGGAGACTACTGACCTTCTGTTGAGTTTGAGACTTGGGTTAGTAACAACACTACAGTCGCGCACCTGAACGCACAATCTATATATTGATATGCGGTCCCGGCCTAAGGTCATAACTTCCAATGCCGTTGTTATCTGTACATACCCACTACTCGAGCTTTATCATACCGCGCTTAGATACGTCAGTTAACATGTACTCACATCCTGTTTCCAAACAGGGCTTAGCCTCTTTTGTATCCAGGTACAATACCCCACTCACCCTCTGTTGAAGCGTTCGCGGCAACCATCATCAGCACCAACATCCTATTTGGCAAGTTGCACACGAACCGCCTATCCACATTTTAGCTTACTTTACTCCTAACATGAACAGCATGAGAGTTTGGTACGCACTTGCTGGGTGGGTTTATCGATTCGTCAATCGAACTGTAAATCCGGATCTCTATGCTGATgtcctactcacttcctATATAGGCGTATCATTTTATTATTTTATCAGAACCACAGCCTCTTGCATCGAACTCGGTCTTACATCCTTCAAAGTGTGCGAGGATTACAATCAGGCTCAACAGATCGAAGTGGCTGAGACCCTTATATGAGTCATACCTTTGCCTTTGATTCCTGCATATGTCAGACACAGCCAAAGCAATGCGATAATAGTATCATTGTATATGGTTATCAGCGTTTCTCAGTGAGTATGAAGCAGATCCTTGAGACAGCGTACCATTTCTAATTTCTTATGTATGAGTTTTATGATATTTCTTGAAGACCTCAACCGCGATCTGCGCAGGTGTTAGTTATGGGGAGCTATCGACTCACTAGCGAGTGATAGAACAAAGAACGAAGACTCGAGAGGGCAGGGATATAAATCCCTGTAACGCAGAGGCTCGTACCTACCTCAAGGCGA carries:
- a CDS encoding interferon-induced transmembrane domain-containing protein codes for the protein MSVTSFPTSFTDGKRKVYIASTSTLFVPLLTYKPQRQICTYGPFVRLYVHRILTREKQDDLLMGMDSVQECINGQRVSKLRSLLEIDVILINGTGTGEYDADVENGCILRVDYVTCGILEAGAYGAGVEDKYALTTHCVLFGMLAGAYGAGVEDECGLTTHCLLFGILAGAYGAGVDDGCALTTYCLLFGILASAYGSGVDDGYALTTHRVLLGLLAGAYGAGVEDRYALTTHCVLFGILECAYGAGVEDECALTTHCVLSGILVGAYGAGVEDGCALTIHCVLFGMSGCGTYGAGVENGYTLTTHYVLFGILAGAYGAGVEDRYALTTHCVLFGISGCAYGAGVEDRYALITYCMLFGMLAGACGAGVEDGYALTTHCLLFGMLAGAYGAGVGDRYALTTHCLLFGMLAGAYGAGVEDGYTLTTHCALFGMSAGAYGASVEDGYALTTHCVLFGISGCAYGASVENEILLMMNCALFGISVSAYGAGVEDGCALTTHCVLFGISVGAYGARVEDGYALTTHCLLFGLLAGVYGASVEDEILLMKNCALFGISVGGYGACVEDRYALTTHCMLFGILAGAYGAGVEDGCALTTHCVLFGIPVGAYGARVEDGYALTTHCLLFGVSGCAYGSGVEDRYALTTHCVLFGISVGVYGAGVEKGYALTTHCLLFVMLAGAYGAGVEDGYTLTRYRVLFGMSGCAYGAGVKDRYALITYCVLFGMLAGACGAGVKDGYTLTIHCVLFGISVGAYGAGVEDRYALTTHCVLFGMSAGAYGAGVKDGYALTTHCLLFGISVCAYGAGVEDGYALTTHCVLFGISGCAYGSGVEDRYALTTHCMLFGMLAGAYGAGVEDRYALTTHCLLFGISVGAYGAGVEDGYALTTHCVLFGISGCAYGASVKDRYALTTHCVLFGISVCAYGAGVEVGYALTTHCLLFDISGCAYGAGFEDGYALTTYCVLFGMLAGGAYGAGVEDGYALTTHCVLFGMLAGAYGVRVDDGYALTTHCLLFDGAYGADVEDEYALTTNWVLFGMLAGAYGVGVEEGYTLTTHCLLFGPILQTQLEAANSSMHEAILGWLATGMSDGWKNIKRNALIASMLSVDYKTYTVQVHNLSAQHKTANNHLKLVLNDIDSAEKEHNVRIIAWVSDAGGNSRAMQVRLHCLRPHILVFDCWAHQINLIVGDIMGLTSRLVDTADAAIDIIKWMLNHSYLLGLFHQEQARDGRKPCSLTLPVLTQWTSHFLLFRSLLSESQSLCAIAARNPEEFWASAGRSPETIEQANTVLKNIDDPEFWHRLGKLKLYLEPLAIAANVSQAATTRLDHILVELGRLYYTFLHLGFNPKQLFSKMGHIHTKRRNQLGYQKVFDTAVVRMDLKRKHADEGQTRSRLKRQFGSPALDSVISRANNQPDKLAESIADVDITEEGLATSSVRSLAMQLRQDVLNDKDPLDNEFKDSCTTNSTPPTNTLPKKSPISLRDLFDYSRSTGSKAHGLDVFKSNGLDNLKAELELYGLVTRDVQQTLQIDDSAA